In Ovis aries strain OAR_USU_Benz2616 breed Rambouillet chromosome 8, ARS-UI_Ramb_v3.0, whole genome shotgun sequence, a single window of DNA contains:
- the LOC114116076 gene encoding pancreatic progenitor cell differentiation and proliferation factor-like, with amino-acid sequence MAAIPSSGSLVATHDYYRHRLGSTSSNSSCGSAEYPGEAIPHHPASSSGSPLSRSWPQCWSLQSTQSLPRPPPARSPVTWLGKLWGSSSPAASLAKPTAGPRPESPPPAARLPSKALGSSEPSSSPSPVPSLPLLSPRPSRLQSGEAVWFLISKQQNTKKEVERIPLSAIRATRTRLPHTP; translated from the exons ATGGCAGCCATCCCCTCCAGCGGCTCGCTCGTGGCAACCCACGACTACTACCGGCACCGCCTGGGCTCCACTTCCAGTAACAGCTCCTGTGGAAGTGCCGAGTACCCTGGGGAAGCCATCCCCCACCACCCAG CTTCTTCTTCGGGAAGTCCACTCTCCCGTTCATGGCCACAGTGCTGGAGTCTCCAGAGCACTCAGAGTCTGCCCAGGCCTCCACCAGCACGATCACCTGTGACCTGGCTCGGGAAGCTGTGGGGAAGCAGCAGCCCAGCGGCCAGCCTGGCAAAACCAACTGCAGGCCCCCGTCCTGAGTCACCACCACCAGCTGCCAGGCTTCCTTCCAAGGCGCTAGGCTCATCAGAgccctcttcctccccctcccctgtaccctcccttcccctcctttccccaaGACCAAGCAGGCTGCAGTCAGGGGAAGCAGTTTGGTTTTTAATATCAAAACAGCAAAACACCAAAAAGGAAGTTGAGAGAATACCACTCTCTGCTATCCGAGCCACACGAACGCGCCTTCCTCACACCCCATGA
- the LOC114116130 gene encoding retinoic acid early transcript 1E, which translates to MSVAHTAGRLLLILLLTEAGKTLGSAHSLCLDLTIKSQSKSGQPWCQVQGSVDTKPFLQYDSDRNKVKPLGFLGKEVNDTKVWTELSQTLAEAGKELKMVLPFIKLDKKEMRGPPTLQVKMCCQCEAEQCSGASLHFSLNGRTALLLDTMSITWTVIDPGATGIKEEWENNQELAKYFRKISTGDCSYWLREFLKHWENILLPEPTEPLIMAPDISQSASIRLVACIILLIITQLVLIASSS; encoded by the exons ATGTCAGTGGCTCACACCGCAGGTCGTCTTTTGCTGATACTGCTGCTGACAGAAGCCGGGAAGACTCTGGGCA GTGCCCACTCTCTGTGCCTTGACCTCACTATCAAATCTCAGTCCAAATCTGGCCAGCCCTGGTGTCAAGTCCAGGGCTCTGTGGACACAAAGCCTTTCCTTCAGTATGACAGTGACAGAAACAAGGTCAAACCTTTGGGTTTCCTGGGGAAGGAGGTAAACGACACGAAAGTGTGGACTGAATTGAGCCAAACACTGGCAGAAGCAGGAAAAGAGCTCAAGATGGTCCTGCCTTTCATCAAACTGGACAAAAAGGAGATGAGGG GTCCTCCCACCCTGCAGGTCAAAATGTGCTGTCAGTGTGAAGCTGAGCAATGCTCTGGTGCATCCTTGCACTTCAGCCTCAATGGACGGACAGCTCTCCTCCTTGACACCATGAGCATAACCTGGACAGTCATCGATCCTGGAGCCACAGGCATCAAGGAGGAGTGGGAGAACAACCAGGAACTGGCAAAGTATTTCAGGAAGATCTCAACGGGAGACTGCAGTTATTGGCTTAGGGAATTCCTGAAACACTGGGAGAACATACTGCTCCCAGAGCCCACAG AACCACTAATAATGGCCCCAGATATCAGCCAGTCTGCATCCATCCGATTGGTCGCTTGCATTATCCTATTGATCATCACCCAGTTAGTTCTAATTGCTTCATCGTCATGA